The following coding sequences are from one Natrarchaeobaculum sulfurireducens window:
- a CDS encoding histone deacetylase family protein gives MQFGYSEDCLAHDPGPRHPEAPDRLRAIRERLKTKHGIKYVEPDPVGVDEIASVHDREYVESVEEFCADGGGNWDPDTVAVEETWDAVCRSAGLACWAVEEALEGATGRETPFSIGRPPGHHAVPEDAMGFCFANNVAVAAQQALENDAYAVDRVAIVDWDVHHGNGTQDIFYDREDVFFVSIHERGLYPGTGDLDETGEGAGAGTTMNVPVPAGTNDAAYLAIVDGPVAGALEAYDPDLLIISAGFDAHRHDPISRVRLTTEAYALMTDRLRTLADDVDAALAFVLEGGYGLDVLAESVALVHETFDGREPIEPDDDLSSRAEATIEDVLEEHGLN, from the coding sequence ATGCAATTTGGCTACAGCGAGGATTGTCTCGCACACGATCCCGGTCCGCGCCATCCCGAGGCACCGGACCGGCTACGGGCGATTCGGGAGCGCCTGAAGACGAAACACGGCATCAAGTACGTCGAACCCGATCCGGTGGGAGTCGACGAGATCGCGAGCGTTCACGACAGGGAGTACGTGGAGTCGGTCGAGGAGTTCTGTGCTGACGGTGGTGGAAACTGGGATCCCGATACGGTCGCCGTCGAGGAGACGTGGGATGCGGTCTGTCGAAGCGCCGGGCTGGCCTGCTGGGCCGTCGAGGAAGCGCTCGAGGGGGCGACGGGCCGGGAAACGCCGTTTTCGATCGGACGGCCACCGGGCCATCACGCCGTCCCCGAAGACGCGATGGGATTTTGCTTTGCGAACAACGTCGCGGTCGCCGCCCAGCAAGCCCTCGAGAACGATGCCTACGCCGTCGATCGCGTGGCGATCGTCGACTGGGACGTCCACCACGGCAACGGCACACAGGACATCTTCTACGACCGCGAGGACGTCTTCTTCGTCTCGATCCACGAACGCGGGCTCTACCCGGGTACCGGTGACCTCGACGAAACCGGCGAGGGTGCGGGGGCGGGAACGACGATGAACGTCCCAGTGCCAGCCGGGACGAACGACGCGGCGTATCTGGCGATCGTCGACGGACCGGTCGCCGGCGCACTCGAGGCGTATGACCCCGACCTCCTCATCATCAGCGCCGGCTTCGACGCCCATCGCCACGACCCCATCTCGCGCGTTCGACTCACGACCGAGGCCTACGCGCTGATGACCGACCGACTGCGGACGCTCGCCGACGACGTCGATGCCGCGCTCGCGTTCGTCCTCGAGGGAGGCTACGGTCTCGATGTGCTGGCCGAAAGCGTCGCGCTGGTCCACGAAACGTTCGACGGCCGCGAACCGATCGAACCGGACGACGATCTCTCGAGTCGTGCCGAGGCGACGATCGAAGACGTCCTCGAGGAACACGGCCTGAACTGA